Proteins co-encoded in one Cytophaga hutchinsonii ATCC 33406 genomic window:
- a CDS encoding gliding motility-associated C-terminal domain-containing protein: MKKILCLFILSFIFIVYVNTEIQAQCPAVPTCTKTAVAGTSYTLTASDVLCISSNYNSGNITINGGTVIVQSGGTLGISPSITTGTINIATGGTLTSDISASSSATLNNCGKISGTRSINPNIALNNYGNNDGALLSLKQDNGFTLNNYGKNLSVSIDGNPNGNFTINNAVGATITSLATTHPTSGLKAGSVITNLGAINLTSDILWEGTINNGNASGSQQGTITTATGVQVEFRGPWTINNNPSSTIQIDKIYLNNLSSPGQGALLSDQSVLSVNTIVGNNIVNPIKGIGGCSYFKSYNVFSSTSNQNLFLQVPPGSISYCGPVPVNSAAQTFGIVSVVSNGATPALYRVTVNSSNNSGSINGTLISIRFVTGNQSNGYWKAKLISTTSGTATYDLLSPDGGTYTFDNAATAGTGTFYWTASTFGNAYYAGYDCNNPALTTKIVTAGPSQSACANNPTVTLAGNFSVAPGIVWSGGAGTFVPNNTTKNATYTPTAAEIAAGSVTLTITTTGTTPCNQQSDKVTISYTTAPTVNAGPPVAGCVNNASITLSGTAANQTGVTWSGGTGTFSPASSLNTTYTPSAAEKTGNPKTITLTLTANKTGCNAVTSNVDVTINPSPVVNAGRDTVICKNDSFNLQGIVLNATGGTWSGGTGTFTPNANSLTANYKPSASELTGTSVTLTLTSTGNGACLAVADQMIIKFTPAPTIKITGPSDVCENNPVITLSSAITDATGQSWLGSGGSFTPNTTTSPIVYTPSAAEISFGFTGIIAKTTGGKCPPVTDTIIVTFGPAPKVDAGPPVSICENNPTGSLTGSVTGVSTVTWTSPTGGLFTSPTNPVTNYIATSTDITNGSVILTVTATKPTCNPVTDQVVVTITPKPTVSAGPARTVCANNATATFNGSFTGATGVVWTTSGDGTFGSATSATTTYTAGPNDITAGTVTLSLTTTGNGNCLAVVSTSTLSITPRPTVTPGTYSVCANNATVQLNGAVTIATGGTWVGGAGTFSPGRNVLNPTYTPTAAETAAGSLSLTLQSTGNGNCNAVTGSAAITFTPAPTITPTTPANVCADVPAATITTTKTVATGVLWSGGAGTIAVPTNLSTTYTPTTTEINAGSVTLTVTTTGNGLCSPVSANVLVKIAPAPTVNAGPNQVVCGTVSTVSNLSGTVTGATGGTWTKVSGTGTFGNANNTSTTYTPSNQDVLNGSVTLKLTTTGNGLCQAVSNTMTITYTPVPSINAGVDQIVCSTELPVKLSASGSPANWNPSAGTYANAASLITTYSPSAGEIAAGTVTLSISTIASGACPVKTSQLTITIPPGPVVNTGPASQTMCGSLSGYQLNGSVTNATGGFWSTSGTGAFTPNANALNAIYTPSALDRTNGSVVLTLTSTGNGSCQQVSKTVTLTITPAIIVSAGPNQTLCADVSGITLNGSLTTATGGIWSITSGSGSIASPTSLITTYNPSAADIAAGTVSFLLTSTGNGGCPAVTSTVTHTLTPAPTLTQGPDQSICGDSAYVQLNATFTVATGIKWTSNGTGTFSPNNVTANARYTPSAADVSNGTVTLTATTTGNGTCNPVVKNLTITITPVVLLTIPSTQSVCQNNATVTLTASTSATAVSWTTSGTGTFASPTSPSTTYAPSAADIAAGVVTLTNKTTGITNCKTQTGIVQVIIAPSPVVDAGMPQTVCSTTPSISLNGSVLHAGGGTWTSNGTGTFANANAPVTTYAPSKADTTAGSVIFTLTSTGNGTCTPVSKNVTVTFKKVAIVNAGPNQTICGDSAYVQLAGSIVNAGGGVWTKSGTGTFMPSTIDLNAVYSPTPADKASGSVTITLTSTSNGECPAVSKSMVITITPAPVITVSADKTVCANNAVTNVSGTFTVSSTIKWTTSGSGTFTPDNTSSSVTYTPSAIDKAAGSVVLAMSTTANGTCKPAQGYLTLTITPTPVLNAGFDKTICGDSTEIKLDQATVTSATGVQWSTNGSGVFGPNNTVTQPIYYPTAADKLAGKVKLAAVTTGNGSCLPVRDTIEITITPIPTVNAGSDISICADTNNVKLAGSSTIAGGVKWTSTGTGTFTPSAFVANASYIPSNDQTVTLTLTTTNNGTCKPVSDDLLVLVAPKPVVDAGTDKTVCANVTQVLLTGTVTNATGGLWTTNGSGSFLPSSSTLTPNYVPSASDLSLGTVTLTLASTGNGLCKTVSDNVTVTFNPVATVSAGNDLQACISSTTVNVNGSSTNVSSVNWQIVSGNGSLSTTSSLATTYNVSPADITAGSVTLRITGTALSSCSNVSDDVVITFVTSPPINAGPDKTVCSTDFPIALEGSGSSAQWSGGTGTFSPNNQTLNALYTPSAAEVAAHTVTLTLQAITSGSCPAPSDQVTFTILDGPQVDVDAGTVSKICANTPSVNLSGSTTGVNSTGVTWTTSGSGTFANVNTLNPVYTPSLSDKNGGEVVITISSTGNNAACKPATDTMHLIITPAPQISTGGNQTICGDAATVDISSSFSNATGVVWSNVSANGSYASSTSANTKYLVATPADTTAGSITIQVTTTGQLPSCPAATDQMTITFTKKPAVSAGSPITVCTDTTSIPLNGSVSIATGGVWSSASGGSFIPNAHQLNAKYIPSAADKASGTVNLVLTSTGNGSCNAYSGNVAITLNPQPTISGSVPNDSICTGNTVSATANVTNTSSLIWKTTGTGTFSTTTGTSTIYTPSTSDELNGGVIIYASTVGSNPCKEIEKYFSITILKSPGALVNAGFDQIACADAGFFPLNGIIDGLSGTGIWTSSTGKGDFYPDATDLNPIFVPAQEDIDAGGLTITLSTTNNSICPPYSDDMILTINPAPEVSASASAGGFPPLCADTAYIQLNPTITNSTGGEWSTTGTGIFSPSITALNAVYVPSAEDRQKGLIGLTLTTTGNGTCNAYFDFMTIHLTPKPTINAGPDKIVCADQVLDLNATTTVASGVDWTSSGTGFFTSAANSLNTQYIMSDIDTTNRIFNVFAKTVNQGLCKPVYDTVRITVQPVPVVLASADQIICADATSIQVRAGIRNATGVVWTTDGFGSFTPNASGNPVTYNLAQADAAKGTIELYATSGNSGICSSGTDTIKVTISPTPTISAGAPIICKTALGAKLNGVVNSGTTTGTTTWSSSGSGIFAVNQSVLDASYYPTAADIAAGQVTLTLTASNYGTCNAVASNAILYIEPMPVADAGQDQYSCVGGSVTVSANNTQTGVTYSWTDNASVIVQPANAKSHTFVVSATTQRILLAEDAKGCVASDTVNITTFELPQFTLPAIACYSENLMVQSNPSPQPTVPGIYQWFDGGTIMTGENKSFLIVPDTGTYKIEFSFANCAADDQVVVKPAPTITAADIIACGNGTLTASTTTPGATIAWSLNGTAVGSGSPITITSSANDTIKYDIRVTNPATTCFNTDSVYVIGLPIPQMVELDSTSCIGLTVELTAIPTNIPNLDQFLDIKYDWRKNSGAIFSQSPTVIVNSAGTFKGAMTIGQCKDTSTNNISFSEYPTSTLPDSYTYCPETDKKVVLNPGTLPNTTYTWNNGFIGNMNTVSPKDDSTYVVTVTNQFFCSITDQTIVYTICAPVIDVPTAFTPDITGSGDQTFRGFGKYETNYKMMVFNRWGEVIFISNDKLVGWDGTYLGAPAQSGVYPWIVTYEGRAQYKGPYKKTGQVTLIR, encoded by the coding sequence AGTTACAATGTATTCAGTAGCACATCCAATCAAAATTTATTTTTGCAGGTTCCTCCGGGTTCAATCAGTTATTGCGGTCCTGTCCCTGTTAACAGTGCTGCTCAAACATTCGGAATTGTCAGTGTGGTTTCAAACGGAGCTACTCCGGCATTATATAGAGTTACGGTTAATTCATCAAACAATTCAGGAAGCATCAACGGTACATTAATATCTATCCGGTTTGTTACAGGAAATCAATCGAATGGTTACTGGAAGGCAAAGTTAATTTCAACAACTTCAGGAACGGCTACTTATGATTTATTAAGCCCTGATGGAGGCACCTACACATTTGACAATGCAGCTACTGCAGGAACGGGTACGTTTTACTGGACGGCATCTACATTTGGTAATGCCTATTATGCCGGTTATGATTGTAATAACCCTGCATTAACAACTAAGATTGTTACAGCCGGTCCATCACAGTCTGCCTGTGCCAATAATCCTACTGTAACCTTAGCGGGTAATTTCAGTGTAGCTCCCGGTATCGTATGGTCTGGCGGTGCAGGAACTTTTGTTCCAAACAACACTACAAAAAATGCAACCTATACGCCTACTGCAGCAGAAATAGCTGCCGGCTCTGTTACCTTAACCATAACAACTACAGGAACCACTCCCTGTAACCAGCAATCAGATAAAGTTACCATCTCATATACAACTGCACCAACCGTTAATGCAGGTCCTCCGGTAGCAGGCTGTGTTAACAATGCTTCAATAACGTTATCAGGTACAGCTGCCAATCAAACAGGTGTAACCTGGTCTGGCGGAACGGGTACCTTTTCTCCGGCCAGTTCACTAAATACAACATATACTCCTTCGGCTGCTGAAAAAACAGGAAATCCTAAAACAATCACCTTAACGTTAACGGCAAATAAAACCGGCTGTAATGCTGTTACCTCAAATGTTGATGTAACTATTAACCCAAGTCCGGTTGTTAATGCGGGACGTGATACCGTAATCTGTAAAAATGATTCATTTAATCTACAGGGTATTGTTTTGAATGCCACTGGCGGCACATGGTCTGGCGGTACAGGTACATTTACTCCGAATGCCAATTCATTAACGGCTAATTATAAACCAAGTGCCTCTGAATTAACTGGTACAAGTGTTACATTAACATTAACATCAACCGGTAATGGCGCATGTCTGGCGGTAGCAGATCAAATGATCATTAAATTTACTCCTGCACCAACCATTAAAATAACCGGTCCTTCCGATGTTTGTGAAAATAATCCGGTAATAACGTTATCCTCTGCAATAACCGATGCTACCGGACAAAGCTGGCTGGGCAGCGGTGGATCTTTTACGCCGAATACCACAACCAGCCCGATCGTTTATACACCTTCTGCCGCAGAAATATCTTTTGGATTCACGGGTATTATAGCCAAAACAACAGGCGGCAAATGTCCTCCGGTAACGGATACAATTATCGTTACATTCGGACCTGCTCCTAAAGTAGACGCCGGTCCTCCGGTTTCTATTTGTGAAAACAACCCTACCGGAAGCCTTACAGGTTCTGTAACAGGTGTATCAACCGTTACCTGGACTTCACCAACCGGCGGTTTATTTACTTCACCTACAAATCCGGTTACAAATTACATCGCGACAAGCACAGATATTACAAATGGCAGTGTTATTTTAACTGTTACTGCAACCAAGCCAACATGTAATCCGGTTACAGATCAGGTAGTGGTTACAATAACTCCTAAGCCTACTGTAAGTGCCGGTCCGGCAAGAACAGTCTGTGCAAACAATGCAACAGCAACATTTAACGGTTCTTTCACAGGTGCAACCGGAGTTGTATGGACAACATCCGGTGATGGTACGTTTGGCTCAGCTACTTCCGCAACTACAACCTATACAGCCGGACCAAATGACATTACTGCCGGAACGGTTACCTTATCCCTTACAACTACCGGTAATGGAAATTGTTTGGCTGTTGTTTCTACATCCACACTTTCAATTACACCAAGACCTACTGTAACTCCAGGCACGTATTCTGTGTGTGCGAACAATGCAACCGTTCAGCTTAATGGTGCTGTTACTATTGCTACAGGCGGAACCTGGGTTGGAGGTGCAGGTACTTTTTCTCCCGGAAGAAATGTCTTAAACCCAACCTATACACCAACTGCTGCTGAAACAGCTGCAGGCTCGTTAAGTCTTACGTTACAATCTACCGGTAATGGAAATTGTAATGCTGTTACAGGAAGTGCAGCAATAACATTCACTCCTGCTCCAACAATTACGCCAACTACGCCTGCCAATGTTTGTGCGGATGTTCCTGCAGCAACTATTACGACAACAAAAACAGTAGCTACAGGTGTACTATGGTCTGGCGGAGCCGGTACAATTGCAGTACCAACAAATTTATCTACTACCTATACACCTACTACAACTGAAATCAATGCCGGTTCTGTAACATTAACGGTTACAACAACAGGAAATGGATTATGTTCGCCGGTATCAGCTAATGTGCTTGTTAAAATAGCTCCTGCTCCAACGGTAAATGCCGGACCAAACCAGGTTGTCTGCGGAACAGTTTCCACCGTATCAAATCTTTCCGGAACTGTTACCGGTGCTACCGGCGGAACATGGACAAAAGTATCCGGTACAGGTACTTTTGGAAATGCAAACAATACATCTACCACATACACACCTTCAAATCAGGATGTGCTTAATGGTTCAGTAACATTAAAACTAACAACTACTGGAAATGGTTTATGCCAGGCGGTATCAAACACCATGACAATTACCTATACGCCTGTACCATCAATCAACGCAGGTGTTGATCAAATTGTCTGTTCAACTGAATTGCCGGTAAAACTTTCTGCTTCAGGTTCTCCTGCCAATTGGAATCCAAGTGCAGGTACATATGCAAATGCTGCTTCTTTAATTACAACCTATTCACCATCTGCAGGTGAAATTGCAGCCGGAACAGTAACCTTATCCATCAGCACAATAGCCAGCGGAGCATGCCCTGTTAAAACATCTCAACTTACCATAACAATTCCTCCGGGACCTGTTGTAAATACAGGTCCTGCATCACAAACCATGTGCGGAAGTTTGTCAGGTTATCAATTAAATGGCTCCGTTACAAATGCAACAGGAGGTTTCTGGTCAACAAGCGGAACAGGAGCATTTACACCAAATGCAAACGCACTGAACGCTATCTATACGCCTTCTGCACTTGACAGAACAAATGGTTCTGTAGTATTGACACTTACTTCAACAGGTAATGGTTCATGCCAGCAAGTCTCCAAAACAGTTACATTAACAATTACGCCTGCAATAATTGTAAGTGCAGGACCGAATCAAACACTTTGTGCGGATGTTAGCGGAATCACCTTAAATGGTTCTTTAACAACAGCTACAGGCGGTATCTGGTCTATCACTTCAGGAAGCGGATCAATTGCATCTCCGACAAGTTTGATCACGACATATAATCCAAGTGCTGCAGACATAGCTGCGGGAACAGTTTCGTTTTTATTAACATCTACCGGAAATGGCGGCTGCCCGGCTGTTACAAGCACTGTTACACATACATTAACTCCTGCTCCTACCTTAACCCAGGGTCCGGATCAATCTATTTGCGGTGACAGTGCCTATGTACAATTAAATGCAACCTTTACCGTTGCCACGGGTATTAAATGGACAAGCAATGGAACGGGAACATTTTCACCAAATAACGTAACCGCTAATGCGCGTTATACTCCATCTGCTGCAGACGTTTCAAACGGAACCGTAACTTTAACGGCAACAACAACGGGCAACGGCACATGTAATCCTGTTGTAAAAAATCTTACCATAACAATTACACCTGTTGTGTTATTGACAATTCCTTCCACCCAATCTGTTTGTCAAAACAACGCTACGGTTACATTAACAGCATCTACTAGTGCAACCGCTGTAAGCTGGACAACATCAGGCACAGGTACTTTTGCCAGCCCGACATCACCATCAACTACCTACGCACCTTCTGCTGCAGATATTGCAGCAGGTGTTGTAACATTAACAAATAAAACAACAGGTATTACCAACTGTAAAACACAAACAGGTATTGTACAGGTAATTATTGCACCTTCTCCAGTTGTTGATGCGGGCATGCCTCAAACTGTTTGCTCTACAACGCCAAGCATTTCATTAAATGGCAGCGTTCTGCATGCAGGCGGCGGTACCTGGACATCTAACGGGACAGGTACATTTGCAAATGCAAACGCACCTGTTACTACATATGCGCCATCAAAAGCAGATACTACAGCAGGTTCTGTAATATTCACATTAACGTCTACAGGCAACGGCACATGTACGCCAGTATCTAAAAATGTTACCGTTACCTTCAAAAAAGTTGCTATCGTAAATGCGGGCCCGAATCAGACAATCTGCGGCGACAGTGCTTATGTACAGCTTGCAGGCAGTATTGTTAATGCCGGCGGCGGTGTATGGACAAAATCCGGTACAGGTACGTTCATGCCAAGTACAATAGATTTAAATGCAGTCTATTCCCCAACTCCTGCAGATAAAGCAAGCGGCTCTGTAACTATTACCTTAACGTCTACATCAAATGGAGAATGCCCGGCTGTTTCAAAAAGCATGGTAATTACAATAACTCCCGCACCTGTTATCACTGTAAGTGCAGATAAAACAGTTTGTGCAAATAATGCAGTTACTAACGTAAGCGGTACATTTACCGTATCGTCAACAATTAAATGGACAACATCCGGTAGCGGTACATTTACTCCCGACAATACATCTTCTTCTGTTACCTATACCCCTTCTGCTATTGACAAAGCGGCAGGATCAGTTGTGCTTGCCATGTCAACTACAGCAAATGGAACCTGTAAACCGGCACAAGGATATTTAACCTTAACCATTACGCCTACACCCGTGTTAAATGCTGGTTTTGATAAAACAATTTGCGGTGATAGTACAGAGATTAAATTAGATCAGGCGACTGTAACAAGCGCTACAGGTGTTCAATGGTCTACAAATGGTTCAGGTGTATTCGGACCAAATAATACCGTAACACAACCAATATACTATCCTACCGCTGCAGATAAGCTGGCCGGCAAAGTCAAACTTGCTGCTGTAACAACCGGAAACGGTTCATGTCTGCCTGTTCGTGATACAATAGAAATAACAATAACACCTATACCAACGGTAAATGCAGGTTCAGATATTTCAATCTGTGCCGATACAAATAATGTAAAATTAGCCGGATCTTCTACAATAGCAGGTGGTGTGAAATGGACATCTACCGGAACCGGTACGTTTACACCAAGTGCATTTGTAGCAAATGCCAGTTATATTCCATCAAATGACCAAACAGTTACATTAACGTTAACAACTACAAATAACGGAACGTGTAAGCCGGTAAGCGATGACCTTTTGGTTTTAGTTGCACCAAAACCTGTTGTAGATGCCGGCACGGACAAAACAGTTTGTGCAAATGTAACTCAGGTACTTTTAACCGGAACTGTAACAAATGCAACCGGAGGTCTTTGGACAACAAACGGCAGTGGTTCATTTTTACCAAGCAGTTCAACCCTAACGCCAAACTACGTTCCTTCAGCTTCTGATTTATCTCTTGGAACAGTAACATTAACATTAGCTTCAACCGGAAACGGATTATGTAAAACAGTTAGCGACAATGTAACAGTAACATTTAATCCTGTGGCAACTGTTTCGGCAGGAAATGATTTACAAGCCTGTATTTCTTCAACAACTGTAAATGTGAATGGTTCGTCAACAAATGTTTCATCTGTTAACTGGCAAATTGTATCGGGTAATGGATCATTATCTACCACATCAAGCCTTGCTACAACATATAATGTATCGCCTGCAGATATTACAGCGGGCAGCGTTACACTTAGAATTACAGGCACAGCATTAAGCAGCTGTTCAAATGTTTCGGATGATGTTGTAATAACGTTTGTGACTTCTCCTCCTATTAATGCAGGCCCTGACAAAACAGTCTGCAGTACCGATTTCCCAATCGCATTAGAAGGTTCCGGATCATCTGCACAATGGTCTGGCGGTACGGGAACATTCAGCCCGAATAACCAGACATTAAATGCACTATATACACCAAGTGCGGCAGAAGTTGCAGCACATACGGTAACATTAACGTTACAGGCAATAACAAGCGGTTCTTGCCCTGCTCCATCGGACCAGGTAACATTTACAATATTAGATGGACCGCAGGTAGATGTAGATGCAGGAACCGTATCAAAAATCTGTGCCAATACACCTTCTGTAAATTTATCGGGCAGTACAACAGGTGTTAATTCTACAGGTGTTACCTGGACCACATCCGGCTCAGGAACCTTTGCAAATGTTAATACACTCAATCCTGTTTATACGCCATCCTTATCAGATAAAAATGGCGGAGAAGTTGTCATTACAATTTCATCAACGGGTAACAATGCTGCATGTAAACCTGCAACAGATACCATGCATTTAATTATTACACCGGCTCCTCAAATAAGTACAGGAGGAAATCAAACAATATGTGGAGATGCTGCTACAGTTGATATCAGTTCATCGTTCTCAAATGCAACCGGTGTCGTATGGTCAAATGTTTCAGCCAATGGATCCTATGCAAGTTCAACTTCTGCCAACACGAAATATCTTGTGGCAACTCCTGCTGATACTACTGCAGGTTCAATAACCATACAGGTTACAACAACAGGTCAGCTTCCAAGTTGTCCGGCTGCTACCGACCAGATGACCATAACCTTTACAAAAAAACCTGCTGTTTCAGCCGGTTCTCCAATCACTGTATGTACAGATACCACTTCAATTCCGTTAAATGGCAGTGTGTCTATTGCCACAGGAGGTGTATGGTCATCAGCATCCGGCGGCAGTTTTATTCCGAATGCACATCAATTAAATGCTAAATACATACCTTCTGCTGCAGACAAAGCGAGCGGAACTGTAAATTTAGTATTAACCTCTACAGGCAATGGAAGTTGTAATGCCTATTCCGGAAATGTTGCGATAACCTTAAATCCGCAGCCAACCATTTCCGGTTCTGTTCCAAACGATTCTATCTGTACGGGCAATACGGTTTCAGCTACAGCCAATGTTACTAACACAAGTTCATTGATCTGGAAAACTACCGGAACAGGTACATTCAGTACAACAACAGGTACAAGTACAATATATACACCATCTACAAGTGATGAGTTAAATGGCGGTGTTATTATATATGCATCAACAGTTGGTTCGAATCCTTGTAAAGAAATTGAAAAGTATTTTTCTATTACCATATTGAAATCTCCGGGAGCATTGGTGAATGCCGGATTTGATCAGATTGCATGTGCGGATGCCGGTTTTTTCCCATTAAACGGTATCATTGACGGATTGAGCGGTACAGGTATCTGGACGAGCTCTACCGGAAAAGGTGATTTTTACCCGGATGCAACAGATCTAAATCCGATCTTCGTTCCGGCACAGGAAGATATTGATGCGGGAGGATTAACCATTACACTTTCGACAACAAACAACAGCATCTGCCCCCCATATTCAGATGATATGATATTGACAATCAATCCGGCACCTGAGGTATCCGCAAGTGCTTCTGCAGGTGGCTTCCCACCACTGTGTGCCGACACTGCTTACATACAATTAAACCCTACGATCACAAATTCCACCGGCGGTGAATGGTCAACAACAGGAACAGGTATTTTCTCTCCAAGCATTACAGCATTAAATGCTGTATATGTCCCTTCCGCTGAAGACAGACAAAAAGGCTTAATTGGACTTACCTTAACAACAACAGGCAATGGTACATGTAATGCGTACTTTGATTTTATGACAATCCACCTAACTCCGAAACCAACCATTAATGCTGGCCCGGATAAAATTGTCTGTGCAGATCAGGTGCTTGATTTAAATGCTACTACCACAGTCGCTTCAGGGGTTGACTGGACATCATCAGGTACAGGTTTTTTCACTTCCGCTGCAAACTCATTAAATACGCAGTATATCATGTCAGACATAGATACGACCAACAGAATATTTAATGTGTTTGCAAAAACGGTTAATCAGGGGTTATGTAAACCTGTTTATGATACGGTTAGAATAACCGTACAACCTGTACCGGTAGTACTTGCTTCAGCAGACCAGATAATTTGTGCGGATGCAACCAGCATTCAGGTACGCGCTGGTATCAGGAACGCTACCGGTGTTGTATGGACAACGGATGGATTTGGCTCGTTTACACCAAATGCTTCCGGAAATCCGGTAACGTATAATCTGGCTCAGGCAGATGCAGCAAAAGGTACAATTGAATTGTATGCAACATCAGGCAATTCAGGAATCTGCAGTTCAGGAACAGATACAATTAAAGTAACCATATCGCCCACTCCAACCATTTCTGCGGGTGCACCTATTATATGTAAAACAGCACTTGGCGCTAAATTAAATGGTGTTGTAAACAGCGGAACAACAACCGGAACAACAACCTGGTCAAGCAGCGGCTCGGGTATATTTGCGGTAAATCAGTCTGTGCTGGATGCTTCGTATTATCCAACGGCAGCTGATATTGCAGCCGGCCAAGTTACACTTACACTTACTGCCTCAAATTACGGTACTTGTAACGCTGTAGCCAGTAATGCAATATTATATATAGAACCAATGCCTGTTGCAGATGCAGGCCAGGATCAATACTCTTGTGTCGGTGGTTCGGTTACGGTTTCAGCAAACAATACGCAAACAGGTGTCACGTATTCATGGACAGATAATGCGAGTGTGATTGTACAACCTGCCAATGCAAAATCACATACCTTTGTTGTTTCAGCTACAACACAACGTATCTTGTTAGCAGAAGATGCAAAAGGCTGTGTAGCCAGTGATACGGTAAATATTACAACCTTTGAGCTGCCTCAATTTACACTGCCGGCAATAGCTTGTTACAGTGAAAATTTAATGGTACAGTCCAACCCTTCTCCACAACCAACTGTACCTGGCATTTATCAATGGTTTGACGGCGGTACCATAATGACCGGCGAAAACAAATCGTTCTTAATTGTTCCGGACACAGGTACATATAAAATCGAATTCTCATTTGCTAATTGTGCGGCAGATGATCAGGTAGTTGTTAAGCCGGCACCAACTATTACAGCAGCAGATATTATAGCGTGTGGAAACGGAACATTAACGGCCAGTACTACTACTCCGGGTGCTACAATTGCCTGGAGCTTAAATGGAACAGCTGTAGGTTCCGGATCTCCGATAACAATTACATCTTCTGCTAACGATACCATAAAATATGATATTCGCGTAACCAACCCGGCTACTACTTGTTTCAATACAGATAGTGTATATGTAATTGGCTTACCTATTCCGCAAATGGTTGAACTGGATTCTACTTCGTGTATTGGTTTGACTGTTGAGTTAACGGCTATACCAACCAATATTCCTAATCTGGATCAATTCCTGGATATTAAATACGACTGGAGAAAAAATAGTGGCGCTATATTCTCTCAGTCTCCAACAGTAATCGTTAATTCAGCGGGTACATTTAAAGGAGCGATGACTATAGGACAATGTAAAGATACTTCTACCAACAATATTTCATTCTCCGAATATCCTACGTCTACCTTGCCGGATAGCTATACGTATTGTCCGGAGACGGATAAAAAAGTTGTGCTGAATCCAGGTACACTACCTAATACAACCTATACCTGGAACAATGGATTTATCGGTAATATGAATACGGTTTCTCCTAAAGATGATTCAACATATGTTGTTACCGTCACCAATCAATTTTTCTGTTCGATCACAGATCAGACAATTGTGTATACCATCTGTGCTCCTGTTATAGATGTACCTACTGCATTTACACCTGACATTACAGGCAGTGGTGATCAGACATTCAGAGGTTTTGGTAAATATGAGACGAATTATAAAATGATGGTATTTAACCGTTGGGGTGAAGTAATCTTTATTTCAAATGATAAGTTAGTTGGCTGGGACGGTACGTATCTTGGAGCACCAGCACAATCGGGTGTATATCCTTGGATCGTTACATATGAAGGCCGTGCCCAATATAAAGGTCCGTACAAAAAAACAGGCCAGGTAACCTTGATCAGATAG
- a CDS encoding GIY-YIG nuclease family protein, translating to MFTVYILYSVSLKKYYVGQTNNYERRINDHNSGQSNYTSKGIPWILIY from the coding sequence ATGTTTACAGTATATATTCTATATAGTGTTTCTCTTAAAAAGTATTATGTTGGTCAGACCAATAATTATGAGAGAAGAATTAACGATCATAATTCAGGTCAATCTAACTATACTTCAAAAGGAATTCCCTGGATTTTAATTTATTAA